A genomic region of Deltaproteobacteria bacterium contains the following coding sequences:
- a CDS encoding diaminopimelate epimerase translates to MRYFKYHGLGNDYLVIEPKELGRELTTAEIKLICHRNYGAGSDGILWGPLPSNKANFALRIFNPDGSEAEKSGNGLRIFSRFLFDQGQVGQKPFAIETRGGCVNAQVYDNGRLVDIDMGQVSFNSRQIPLTGDEREVINENMTIAGKELCYCAATVGNPHCVIHLDEISSDLAKSLGPQIEVEPRFINRTNVQFMKVLGRNDIQIEIWERGAGYTLASGSSSSAAAAVARRLGLCDEQITVHMPGGDLGITVHEDYTIKMSGPVTKVADGMISKEAFSVDL, encoded by the coding sequence ATGCGCTACTTTAAATATCATGGTTTAGGTAACGACTACTTAGTTATTGAACCCAAAGAATTGGGACGCGAACTTACTACCGCTGAAATAAAGTTAATTTGTCACCGTAACTACGGTGCTGGTTCTGATGGCATCCTTTGGGGGCCATTACCTAGCAATAAAGCCAATTTTGCCTTACGAATTTTTAATCCAGATGGTAGTGAGGCAGAAAAAAGTGGTAATGGATTGCGAATATTCTCGCGATTTTTATTTGATCAAGGCCAAGTCGGACAAAAGCCTTTTGCCATTGAAACTCGTGGTGGCTGCGTTAACGCGCAAGTGTATGACAATGGTCGGTTAGTCGATATCGATATGGGGCAGGTAAGTTTTAATAGTCGTCAGATACCACTTACCGGCGATGAGCGAGAAGTCATCAATGAAAATATGACTATTGCCGGCAAAGAATTATGTTATTGCGCTGCTACCGTAGGTAACCCTCATTGTGTTATACATTTAGATGAAATTTCGAGCGATTTAGCAAAAAGCTTAGGGCCGCAAATCGAAGTCGAGCCACGTTTTATTAATCGAACCAATGTGCAATTTATGAAGGTTTTAGGTCGTAATGATATTCAAATTGAAATTTGGGAGCGCGGCGCTGGTTATACCTTAGCTTCTGGTAGTAGCAGTAGCGCAGCGGCTGCAGTAGCGCGGCGTTTAGGTTTATGTGACGAACAAATAACTGTGCATATGCCGGGTGGTGATCTAGGCATTACCGTGCATGAAGATTATACAATTAAAATGAGCGGCCCAGTTACTAAAGTAGCTGACGGTATGATAAGCAAAGAGGCGTTTTCGGTAGATCTTTAA